In Caldisphaera lagunensis DSM 15908, a single genomic region encodes these proteins:
- a CDS encoding B12-binding domain-containing radical SAM protein, producing the protein MGNGVKIVLTAEGATASETLGSTVAGFISALPDNYILPFISRFYFKVDNKRGIVKKAPYGLSKVEASLLQSGIPREDIVIASPYELDKFVGDNTRILGIYVMDPLGLSFGSGITYWILKLANLPYKGMPYIARSFLNILTNKSVLRHRKHIKILVGGPATWQLTDTGFNKRLGIDVVYEGEFESLGPSIFKNILNGIDVPSVVYGGPAPLEKIPTIVTPSNGGLVEVTRGCGRGCTFCTPTLSGMIKSLPFEGHIEKEIKINIEKGNAKDITLHSEEFFRYGAKDIHPNPNKVLDLVEKSYKLIKSYGDDYTLSTDFTTAAVAVEAPKLVQEVADYMNEGGRWSFIEMGIESGSPRILKKLMPGKMLPYKPEEYQDIVEQGIGILNDNRWVVVGTMILNLPGENDYDIIKDLELLDRIKKLRVITFPLPFIPMGALRHRDFTILDKMLEDPLRGEFIRRALIKALSESKRSLTLAVDKMYNPIIKTVILNIGNYIMDFVINRYKMAERSIDKLIEIKKVEMESSLQIS; encoded by the coding sequence TTGGGCAATGGCGTTAAGATAGTTTTAACAGCAGAAGGTGCGACTGCTAGCGAAACATTGGGATCAACTGTTGCAGGATTTATAAGTGCATTGCCCGATAATTATATTTTGCCTTTTATCTCTAGGTTTTATTTTAAAGTTGATAACAAAAGAGGTATCGTAAAAAAAGCACCATATGGATTATCAAAGGTCGAGGCTTCTTTATTGCAGTCTGGAATACCAAGGGAAGACATTGTTATAGCAAGTCCATATGAATTGGATAAATTTGTGGGAGATAATACTAGAATTTTAGGAATATACGTAATGGATCCCTTAGGTTTAAGTTTTGGGAGTGGTATTACCTATTGGATCTTAAAGCTTGCCAACTTACCTTATAAAGGAATGCCATATATAGCGAGGTCCTTCTTAAATATCTTGACAAACAAAAGCGTGTTAAGACATAGAAAACATATAAAGATATTAGTTGGAGGACCTGCAACATGGCAGTTAACGGATACTGGTTTTAATAAAAGGTTAGGTATAGATGTAGTTTATGAAGGGGAGTTCGAATCATTAGGTCCAAGCATATTTAAAAATATATTAAATGGAATTGATGTACCAAGTGTAGTTTATGGAGGACCAGCGCCACTAGAAAAGATACCTACAATAGTAACTCCTTCAAATGGAGGCCTTGTTGAGGTAACTAGAGGTTGCGGTAGAGGTTGTACTTTTTGCACCCCCACGCTTAGTGGTATGATAAAATCCCTTCCATTTGAAGGTCACATAGAAAAAGAAATAAAAATTAATATAGAAAAAGGAAATGCTAAGGATATAACACTTCATAGCGAAGAATTTTTCAGATATGGAGCAAAGGATATACACCCAAATCCTAATAAAGTTTTAGATCTTGTTGAAAAGTCATATAAATTAATAAAATCATATGGGGATGATTATACTTTATCTACAGATTTTACAACTGCTGCTGTTGCTGTAGAAGCACCTAAATTAGTTCAAGAAGTTGCTGATTATATGAATGAAGGTGGTAGATGGAGTTTTATAGAAATGGGCATTGAATCTGGATCTCCAAGAATTTTAAAGAAATTAATGCCTGGGAAAATGTTACCATATAAGCCAGAAGAATATCAAGATATTGTAGAACAAGGAATTGGAATTCTTAATGATAACCGCTGGGTTGTTGTAGGTACAATGATTTTAAACTTACCAGGAGAAAACGATTATGATATAATAAAGGATCTTGAATTACTAGATAGAATAAAGAAATTAAGGGTAATAACATTTCCACTACCATTTATACCAATGGGTGCACTTAGACATAGGGACTTTACGATATTAGATAAAATGCTTGAGGATCCATTGAGAGGGGAATTTATTAGAAGAGCTTTGATAAAAGCATTAAGCGAATCTAAGAGAAGCCTAACATTGGCTGTGGATAAAATGTATAATCCTATAATAAAGACAGTTATATTAAATATAGGGAATTATATAATGGATTTTGTAATAAATAGATACAAGATGGCTGAAAGGTCCATTGACAAATTAATTGAAATAAAAAAGGTAGAGATGGAAAGTTCACTCCAAATATCTTAA
- a CDS encoding class II aldolase/adducin family protein codes for MELNEFYLSQISDVMKLMYNRGIVQIRGGNASIIDRTRNIVYISPTGVPRHKISNNDVSVIDINGKAIVGFPSSEWRMHLSIYKEVKDAIAVVHAHPPYLLALNRSHKKLDLDYLTETSLRISCIDEVPLIKPGTQELADAVANSAKKGCNAIILDNHGVVAYSNETIYHALEIIEAIEDLAIIQLHST; via the coding sequence ATGGAATTAAATGAATTTTATTTATCCCAAATAAGTGATGTAATGAAATTGATGTATAATAGAGGCATTGTTCAAATAAGAGGAGGAAATGCTAGTATAATAGATAGAACAAGAAATATTGTTTATATAAGTCCAACTGGAGTACCAAGACATAAAATAAGCAATAATGATGTATCTGTGATTGACATTAACGGTAAAGCTATTGTAGGTTTTCCAAGCAGCGAATGGAGAATGCATCTATCTATTTATAAAGAGGTAAAGGATGCAATAGCAGTTGTTCATGCCCACCCACCTTATTTACTTGCATTGAATAGGTCTCATAAAAAACTTGATTTAGATTATTTAACTGAAACCTCATTAAGAATAAGCTGTATTGATGAAGTACCATTAATTAAACCAGGAACTCAAGAGTTAGCAGATGCTGTCGCAAATTCTGCAAAAAAAGGATGCAATGCAATTATATTAGATAATCATGGTGTTGTTGCTTATTCTAATGAAACTATATATCATGCATTAGAAATAATTGAGGCTATTGAGGATTTGGCTATTATACAATTACATTCCACATAA
- the hjc gene encoding Holliday junction resolvase Hjc produces the protein MRKLRVKAKATRLENDLANLLWENGFAVVRGPSSGAGVSKRYQPDLIAIKEGKILVIEVKSKSKEGPLYIDSSQILNLLEFAKRANGIPIIAFKLSRKEWRFHLLDKLESTGVNFKLENPSEGLKYRDLEEFMIKKHKEILEFMKNS, from the coding sequence GTGAGAAAGTTGAGAGTAAAAGCTAAAGCAACAAGACTTGAAAATGATTTAGCAAACCTTCTGTGGGAAAACGGATTCGCTGTTGTTAGAGGTCCATCGAGCGGTGCTGGCGTATCTAAGAGATATCAGCCAGATTTAATTGCAATAAAAGAAGGGAAAATTTTAGTTATTGAGGTAAAGAGCAAAAGTAAGGAAGGTCCCTTGTATATAGATTCCTCTCAAATATTAAATTTGTTAGAATTTGCGAAAAGAGCAAATGGTATTCCAATTATAGCGTTTAAATTATCAAGAAAAGAGTGGAGGTTTCATCTTTTAGATAAGTTAGAGAGCACAGGCGTAAATTTTAAATTGGAAAATCCTTCAGAAGGGTTAAAGTATAGAGATTTAGAGGAGTTTATGATTAAAAAGCATAAAGAAATTTTGGAATTTATGAAAAATTCTTAA
- a CDS encoding citrate/2-methylcitrate synthase, whose amino-acid sequence MASKIECDVEETPLGKFLTPPQQGYYIRVPKGLVDVITDTTNISGVDPKGTSTIYRGYTIDDIGEHADFYEAAHLILYGHLPNEGEYKEIKNKIDTYRGQIPEKIFDALKYVPATHPMYYAQVAVSLMGQYYAPEWRFDRDELYDHALRLIAAMPVFFAAGWHLSRDGNLYRPDPSLPHGKDALRMIIGRMPTDTEARAFESTLVLYMDHGFNASTFTVRVVASTLTDIYSAIAAGIGALKGPLHGGANEQAMAMFLDAQAKAKAKGVPLDQYIEEYIKEKLAKKELIMGFGHRVYKVHDPRTDVAGKFVKQLKDGEMWLNVLKKAEEVMKKEKNLPANIDLYTGVLYYQLGIPIPMYTPIFAMGRIVGWSSHYIEQVGEGDTKKNKIMRPTEDYKGPVGLKYVPMSQRK is encoded by the coding sequence ATGGCTAGTAAGATAGAATGTGATGTGGAAGAGACCCCTTTGGGAAAATTCCTAACTCCACCCCAACAAGGATATTATATAAGAGTTCCAAAAGGCCTTGTTGATGTGATAACTGATACAACAAATATTAGCGGAGTTGATCCTAAGGGAACAAGCACAATATATAGAGGGTATACAATTGATGATATAGGGGAACATGCAGACTTTTATGAAGCAGCTCACTTAATTCTTTATGGTCACTTACCAAATGAGGGTGAATATAAGGAAATAAAGAATAAAATAGATACATACAGGGGTCAGATACCAGAAAAAATATTTGACGCATTAAAATATGTACCTGCAACTCATCCAATGTACTATGCTCAAGTAGCTGTTAGTTTGATGGGTCAATATTATGCTCCTGAATGGAGATTTGATAGAGATGAATTATATGATCATGCATTAAGATTAATAGCAGCGATGCCTGTATTTTTTGCAGCTGGTTGGCACCTATCGAGAGATGGTAATTTATACAGGCCAGATCCAAGTTTGCCCCATGGTAAAGATGCATTAAGAATGATAATTGGAAGAATGCCTACTGATACAGAAGCAAGGGCATTTGAAAGCACCTTAGTTTTATACATGGATCACGGATTTAATGCAAGTACATTTACTGTAAGGGTAGTTGCAAGTACATTAACAGATATTTATAGCGCAATAGCAGCTGGAATTGGAGCATTGAAAGGGCCATTACATGGAGGAGCTAACGAGCAAGCCATGGCAATGTTCTTAGATGCACAAGCTAAGGCTAAGGCCAAAGGTGTTCCATTAGATCAATATATAGAGGAATACATAAAAGAAAAACTTGCAAAGAAGGAATTAATTATGGGGTTCGGTCACAGAGTGTATAAAGTCCATGATCCAAGAACTGATGTAGCTGGAAAGTTTGTTAAGCAATTAAAAGATGGAGAAATGTGGCTAAACGTTTTAAAGAAAGCAGAAGAAGTTATGAAGAAAGAAAAGAACTTACCAGCAAATATTGATTTATACACAGGGGTTTTGTATTATCAACTAGGTATTCCAATACCAATGTATACACCAATATTTGCTATGGGAAGAATCGTTGGATGGTCTTCTCATTATATAGAACAAGTAGGAGAAGGAGATACAAAGAAAAACAAGATAATGAGGCCAACAGAAGATTACAAAGGTCCTGTTGGACTAAAATATGTTCCGATGTCACAAAGAAAGTAA
- a CDS encoding ABC transporter permease encodes MMQEVYTLTIRELKKWLSRRGTFIVSLITPLFWLGLFGKSLNFASMFTPTNIPPQYSSLLSQYVNQQLLNLFGTTNYFTYLASGMLVVFGFFQSVFGGTNLVFEKRLGYLNRLLMTPTPRSGIFLSKVFGTLVRIMFYEVVLLLIAYGLGFRFYSGINALNIILAGIAIILIAIGFVSIFAAIAFNVDNVEIMFAIVNLINLPLMFASSALFPLKQMPSWLREIAKFNPITYAADIVRHNLIGTPISNYLISWVILIVISAALFIIGMIASINAMERA; translated from the coding sequence ATGATGCAGGAGGTTTATACATTAACTATTAGGGAATTGAAAAAATGGTTAAGTAGAAGGGGTACATTTATAGTATCATTAATAACACCTCTATTTTGGTTAGGCTTATTTGGAAAGAGCCTAAACTTTGCTTCCATGTTTACTCCAACTAATATCCCTCCTCAATATTCATCATTGCTTTCTCAATACGTTAATCAACAACTTTTAAACCTATTTGGAACAACAAACTATTTCACATATCTAGCAAGCGGTATGTTAGTTGTTTTTGGTTTCTTCCAAAGCGTTTTCGGAGGAACAAATTTGGTTTTTGAAAAAAGGCTTGGATATTTAAATAGATTATTAATGACACCAACACCTAGATCTGGAATATTCTTATCAAAGGTATTCGGTACATTAGTTAGAATAATGTTTTATGAGGTTGTTCTATTATTAATAGCATATGGTTTAGGATTCAGGTTCTATTCAGGAATAAACGCATTAAATATCATATTAGCAGGAATTGCAATAATTCTTATTGCAATAGGTTTTGTAAGTATTTTTGCAGCAATTGCTTTTAATGTAGATAATGTAGAAATTATGTTTGCAATTGTTAATTTAATAAACTTGCCATTAATGTTTGCATCTAGCGCATTATTCCCATTAAAACAAATGCCAAGCTGGTTACGAGAAATAGCAAAATTTAACCCAATAACATATGCAGCTGATATAGTTAGACACAACTTAATAGGAACACCAATTTCAAATTATTTGATAAGCTGGGTTATATTAATAGTTATATCTGCCGCTTTATTCATTATAGGAATGATTGCAAGCATAAATGCAATGGAAAGAGCATAA
- a CDS encoding daunorubicin resistance protein DrrA family ABC transporter ATP-binding protein: METVIEVKNLTKKYGDFVAVDHINFNINKGEVFSLLGPNGAGKTTTIGMLSTIKRPTEGDAFILGHSIVKQKYYVRKLIGVSPQDLTADDELTGYENVLIMAKLFGYRGKDAEERAKWALEFMDLWDSAFKKVREYSGGMRRRLEVSMSIVHNPAVVFLDEPTVGLDVQSRRHIWELIRDLKKNGTTVLLTTHYMEEAESLSDRVAIIDHGKIIAIGTPDELKAKIKGDRIYVTLKDTDHMDEIIAKINDILPNSTNKVDGQILIKTESSSEFLPQLIKILSDHEVVELKVVKPNLEEVFLELTGKGLKEDEGGFDRFKYMRVVRGARR, from the coding sequence ATGGAGACGGTAATTGAAGTTAAGAATTTAACAAAGAAATATGGAGACTTCGTTGCAGTGGATCACATTAACTTTAACATAAATAAAGGAGAAGTATTTTCATTGTTGGGTCCTAATGGGGCAGGAAAAACAACAACTATAGGTATGTTATCAACCATAAAGAGGCCAACAGAGGGGGACGCATTTATTTTAGGACATAGTATAGTTAAACAAAAGTATTATGTTAGAAAATTAATAGGAGTTTCACCCCAAGATTTAACAGCGGATGATGAACTAACAGGATATGAAAATGTTTTGATAATGGCAAAACTTTTTGGCTATAGAGGAAAAGATGCTGAAGAAAGAGCTAAATGGGCCTTAGAATTTATGGATCTGTGGGACAGTGCATTTAAGAAGGTTAGAGAATATAGCGGTGGAATGAGAAGAAGATTAGAGGTTTCTATGAGCATTGTCCACAATCCTGCTGTTGTTTTTCTAGATGAACCAACTGTAGGTTTAGATGTACAATCAAGAAGGCATATATGGGAATTAATAAGAGATTTGAAGAAAAATGGAACAACTGTTTTGCTTACAACACATTATATGGAGGAAGCAGAATCGCTATCAGATAGGGTTGCAATAATAGATCATGGGAAAATTATAGCCATTGGAACCCCTGATGAATTAAAAGCAAAAATAAAAGGGGATAGAATTTATGTAACATTAAAAGATACAGATCATATGGATGAAATAATAGCAAAAATAAATGATATATTGCCAAATTCTACAAATAAGGTAGATGGACAAATACTAATTAAAACGGAATCATCTAGTGAATTTTTACCTCAATTAATAAAAATTTTATCAGACCATGAAGTTGTTGAGCTGAAAGTTGTTAAACCTAATCTAGAGGAGGTCTTTTTAGAATTAACTGGGAAGGGCTTGAAGGAAGATGAAGGAGGATTTGATAGATTTAAATATATGAGAGTTGTAAGGGGTGCAAGAAGATGA
- a CDS encoding PfkB family carbohydrate kinase, producing the protein MENKKQLHVSIGNINIDFISFINKKIKIDSSIESKDVWIGLGGAATNYAIAVSRLNHASKLIARTGKEIIKLGFLDKLKEEGVDISDIKITKEKPGVVMIIVNRRNSTRTMISSINANKRLDLKDIKIVGDHIHFSSINPRLLKYCNDIRKINGKDVTISYDPGGEACYNKEIINNLHLIDWLLINEKEFSCLNLKNKLNELFDNRLKFVVIKKGSLGAEILEKNKKISAKINLNIKQLDPTGAGDAFDASYNVFFKETNDEELALKFAIASGSSKVEKIGSSNMPYLYEINPKIKFVETFHH; encoded by the coding sequence ATGGAAAATAAAAAGCAATTGCACGTATCAATAGGAAACATAAATATAGACTTTATTTCATTTATAAACAAAAAGATAAAGATAGATTCAAGTATTGAGTCAAAAGATGTGTGGATAGGATTAGGAGGAGCAGCAACAAACTATGCAATTGCTGTTTCAAGATTAAATCATGCATCTAAACTAATTGCAAGAACAGGTAAAGAAATAATTAAGCTAGGCTTCCTAGATAAACTTAAAGAAGAAGGTGTAGACATATCAGATATAAAAATAACTAAAGAAAAGCCCGGGGTTGTTATGATAATTGTTAATAGGAGGAACTCAACTAGAACAATGATTTCATCTATAAATGCAAATAAAAGACTTGATTTAAAAGATATAAAAATTGTTGGGGATCACATTCATTTTTCAAGCATTAATCCAAGATTGCTAAAGTATTGCAACGATATCAGAAAAATTAATGGAAAAGATGTAACTATCAGTTATGATCCGGGAGGAGAAGCATGTTATAATAAAGAAATAATAAATAATTTGCATTTAATTGATTGGCTATTAATTAATGAAAAAGAATTTTCTTGCTTAAATTTGAAAAACAAATTAAATGAGTTATTTGATAATAGATTGAAATTTGTTGTCATTAAAAAAGGTTCATTAGGAGCAGAAATATTAGAAAAGAATAAGAAAATTTCTGCGAAAATTAATTTAAATATTAAACAATTAGATCCTACAGGTGCTGGAGATGCATTTGATGCATCTTATAATGTATTTTTTAAAGAGACAAATGATGAAGAATTAGCTTTGAAATTTGCTATAGCCTCTGGTTCTTCAAAAGTTGAAAAAATTGGAAGCAGTAATATGCCTTATCTATATGAAATAAATCCTAAGATAAAATTTGTCGAAACTTTTCATCATTAG
- a CDS encoding PINc/VapC family ATPase: protein MVENSGLYLLDIEAILDGSARKAIEEGMVPIGRVVILKDLVEYFYNQAKKGMSVGFTGLDEIKKIVNIKKGGIQIDIIDSDKKVLKELSYEEIKKEVRDYAWKSNAIIITSDLMMLESSEALNLPVLYTGSRKYGKLKIEEFFDEKTMSVHLKEGALPLAKLGKPGNWIFVKLSDKQMDRSQIEEMSREIIERASTMEEGFVEIDRPGSTIIQLKNYRIIITRPPLSDGWEITAVRPIAKLKLEDYNLPEKLMKRLLERAEGILISGSPGAGKTTFAQALAEFYSSKGKIVKTIESPRDMRLPPDVTQYSKTYANMTELHDILLLSRPDYTFFDELRDDDDFKLYVDLRLAGIGMVGVTHATTPIDAIQRIATRVELGMIPSIIDTVIFINNGSVEKVYDVEITVKLPTGLREAELARPVVEVKNFITGELEYELYTFGEQTMVIPVRKKGREGRKLGNENISEEDALTIIDKVNKIIPDAKVEIGEGSIIIRILRRSKVTARKVKAIKKIADQYNLDLKFIPLD, encoded by the coding sequence TTGGTAGAAAATTCAGGCCTATACTTACTTGATATTGAAGCAATATTAGATGGTAGTGCTAGGAAGGCAATTGAAGAAGGTATGGTTCCTATAGGAAGAGTTGTTATATTAAAAGACTTAGTTGAATACTTTTATAATCAGGCCAAGAAAGGTATGAGTGTTGGATTTACAGGGCTTGATGAAATTAAAAAAATTGTTAACATAAAGAAAGGGGGGATTCAAATAGATATAATCGATTCAGATAAGAAGGTTTTAAAAGAATTAAGTTATGAAGAGATTAAAAAAGAGGTAAGAGATTATGCATGGAAATCAAATGCAATAATTATAACTAGCGATTTGATGATGTTAGAATCGTCTGAGGCATTAAATTTACCTGTTTTATATACAGGTTCTAGAAAATATGGAAAATTAAAAATAGAGGAATTCTTCGATGAAAAAACAATGAGCGTACATTTAAAAGAAGGTGCATTACCATTAGCAAAGTTAGGAAAACCTGGGAATTGGATATTTGTTAAACTTTCAGACAAACAAATGGATAGATCTCAAATTGAGGAAATGTCAAGGGAGATTATAGAAAGAGCATCAACAATGGAAGAAGGTTTTGTTGAAATTGATAGACCTGGATCAACAATTATACAGCTTAAAAATTATAGGATAATAATAACTAGACCTCCTTTAAGTGATGGATGGGAAATTACTGCTGTGAGACCAATAGCAAAGCTTAAACTCGAGGATTACAATTTGCCTGAAAAGTTAATGAAGAGATTATTAGAAAGAGCTGAAGGTATACTAATAAGTGGTTCTCCAGGCGCAGGAAAAACTACATTTGCACAAGCATTAGCAGAATTTTATTCATCAAAGGGAAAAATTGTTAAAACTATTGAATCCCCAAGAGATATGAGATTACCTCCAGATGTTACCCAATACTCAAAAACTTATGCTAATATGACAGAATTGCATGATATTTTACTTTTATCAAGGCCTGATTATACCTTTTTTGATGAGTTAAGAGACGACGATGATTTTAAGCTATATGTTGATTTAAGATTAGCAGGAATAGGTATGGTAGGCGTTACTCATGCAACTACCCCCATCGATGCTATACAAAGAATTGCAACAAGAGTTGAGCTTGGTATGATACCTAGCATAATAGATACAGTTATATTCATTAATAATGGTAGCGTTGAAAAGGTTTATGATGTTGAAATAACAGTAAAATTGCCAACAGGGTTAAGAGAAGCCGAGTTAGCAAGGCCAGTTGTAGAGGTAAAGAATTTCATAACAGGAGAACTTGAATATGAACTATACACATTTGGAGAACAAACTATGGTTATTCCAGTAAGGAAAAAGGGAAGAGAAGGGAGAAAATTAGGTAATGAAAACATCTCTGAAGAGGATGCATTAACTATAATTGATAAAGTTAATAAAATAATACCAGATGCAAAGGTTGAGATAGGGGAAGGGAGTATTATAATAAGAATTTTAAGACGTTCAAAAGTAACTGCTAGAAAAGTTAAGGCAATTAAGAAAATAGCAGACCAATATAACTTAGATCTAAAGTTTATACCTTTAGATTAG
- a CDS encoding cation:proton antiporter — protein MISNTILSFLYIGLIILISKVLEEALKRFYVPAFVSIIVSGIILGPAVLKFIIPNQSINFLSQLGITFILFLAGVEEFTLDKKPNLRIFVSSLIQVFIPLIFILLLFKILNINEALILAIPLAMTSTGPLARALSEINISKTEIGNTLFYQAIITEIIFIVLFVGFSQKGRILEAFIGTSIVVIAIFALGQLYSKIFAKVMHILKAREIETALIISIILIVGYFSDYYGFNAAISALFLGYLFRDYFKDRPEIIERIRGITYGFFEPIFFADIGLEVVKITPDIVFISLSLIAIIMLTKILSGYLSANIIKLDDKWLNSWAQTAKGGVDTSLLLVSLLSGFINNQQYSFSVLAIAVVAILSPIFLRKYKIVGEEKMNIKLSMPLSSLKNDNYDIVYCDTSLSEVAKIFSKKDISEIIVVNRDKIPIGVFSVKNLIYIDSYNYESTIVCDTYLKPVDALLYNNTIGDAMRKIRDNDLSVIAVIDKEKKLLFPVYRKDLLKLLNK, from the coding sequence ATGATAAGTAATACCATATTATCATTTTTATATATTGGGTTGATCATATTAATATCTAAAGTTCTAGAGGAGGCTTTGAAGAGATTTTATGTACCAGCATTTGTTAGCATAATAGTTTCTGGAATAATACTTGGACCAGCTGTTTTGAAATTTATAATCCCAAACCAATCAATAAATTTCTTATCTCAATTAGGTATTACTTTTATTTTATTTTTAGCAGGGGTAGAAGAATTTACTTTAGATAAGAAACCTAATTTAAGAATATTTGTTTCTTCTCTTATCCAAGTCTTCATTCCATTAATTTTTATTTTATTATTATTTAAAATATTAAATATAAATGAAGCCTTAATTCTAGCAATTCCATTGGCTATGACAAGTACTGGTCCATTAGCTAGAGCTTTATCAGAAATTAACATATCAAAAACAGAAATAGGAAATACACTATTTTATCAAGCAATAATAACAGAAATAATATTTATTGTATTGTTTGTAGGTTTTAGTCAAAAGGGAAGGATTTTAGAGGCATTTATTGGAACATCAATTGTTGTAATAGCAATATTTGCCTTAGGGCAGCTATATTCAAAAATTTTTGCAAAGGTAATGCACATTCTTAAGGCTAGAGAAATAGAAACTGCATTAATAATTTCTATTATTTTAATAGTTGGCTATTTTTCAGATTATTATGGATTTAACGCAGCTATATCAGCATTATTTTTAGGTTACCTTTTTAGAGATTATTTCAAAGATAGACCTGAAATAATTGAAAGAATAAGAGGTATAACTTATGGATTTTTTGAGCCCATATTTTTTGCAGATATAGGCTTAGAAGTAGTTAAAATAACACCTGATATTGTATTTATATCTTTATCATTAATTGCTATAATAATGCTTACAAAAATTCTCTCAGGTTATTTATCAGCAAATATTATCAAATTAGATGATAAATGGCTAAATTCATGGGCTCAAACAGCAAAAGGAGGAGTAGATACTTCCCTTTTATTGGTCTCTTTATTAAGCGGTTTTATAAACAATCAACAATATTCTTTTTCTGTTTTAGCAATAGCTGTTGTTGCAATACTTTCTCCAATATTTTTAAGAAAATATAAGATTGTAGGAGAAGAAAAAATGAATATAAAATTATCAATGCCTTTATCTTCTCTTAAAAATGATAATTATGATATAGTTTATTGTGATACAAGTTTATCAGAAGTTGCAAAAATTTTTTCAAAAAAGGATATATCTGAAATAATTGTAGTAAATCGTGACAAAATTCCAATAGGAGTTTTTTCAGTTAAGAATTTAATATACATAGATTCTTATAATTATGAATCAACAATAGTATGCGATACTTATTTGAAACCAGTTGATGCATTGCTTTATAACAATACAATAGGCGATGCTATGAGAAAAATAAGGGATAATGATTTATCTGTTATAGCTGTAATAGATAAAGAAAAAAAACTATTATTCCCAGTTTATAGGAAGGATTTATTAAAACTACTTAACAAATAA
- a CDS encoding HesA/MoeB/ThiF family protein — translation MIDKNILSRFSRQILMQDIGYEGMEKIRNSKIAIVGCGALGSTQGEILARAGVGKIKLIDRDYIDLSNLHRTHMAKEEDALNSLPKAIVCEKGIKEIDNDIEVETLIDDFDSTNAEEFLKDVDLIIDGTDNLDARFLINDVSVKNNIPWIYAGVNSWYGNVMFIKPNVGPCLRCLIPENNNENQSCDIIPSIGTMTSLVSSFSSNLAIRYLAGNEVPYGVLFVIDGRDFSIEKIKIEKNDKCPTCGFHYYEFLNKKEKRGAERICGTHAIEIRPERFLSIDFYKNVEKIKRKYDVITINKYSIRIQRNAIQIILMNNGLAIVENEDDLKKAKELYDDVIKLLA, via the coding sequence TTGATTGATAAAAATATCTTATCAAGGTTTTCAAGACAGATTTTAATGCAAGATATTGGATATGAAGGTATGGAAAAAATAAGGAATTCTAAGATTGCTATTGTAGGCTGCGGAGCCTTAGGTTCTACTCAAGGAGAAATTTTAGCTAGAGCTGGGGTTGGTAAAATAAAATTAATTGATAGGGATTATATTGATTTAAGCAATCTTCACAGAACACACATGGCTAAAGAGGAAGATGCGTTAAATTCATTGCCAAAAGCTATAGTATGTGAAAAAGGCATTAAAGAAATTGATAACGATATAGAAGTTGAAACGCTTATAGATGATTTTGATTCAACAAATGCTGAAGAATTTTTGAAAGATGTTGATTTAATAATAGATGGTACAGATAATTTGGATGCAAGATTTTTAATAAATGATGTATCAGTGAAAAATAATATTCCTTGGATTTATGCTGGGGTAAATTCATGGTATGGTAATGTAATGTTTATTAAACCCAATGTAGGGCCATGTTTAAGATGTTTAATACCTGAAAATAATAATGAAAATCAAAGCTGTGATATTATACCTTCAATTGGAACTATGACTTCTTTGGTTTCATCCTTTTCATCTAATTTAGCTATAAGATATTTAGCAGGGAACGAAGTTCCTTATGGAGTCCTGTTTGTAATAGATGGTAGGGATTTTAGCATTGAAAAAATAAAGATAGAAAAAAATGATAAATGCCCGACATGTGGTTTTCACTATTACGAATTTTTAAATAAAAAAGAAAAAAGAGGTGCTGAAAGAATATGTGGAACTCATGCAATAGAAATAAGGCCTGAAAGGTTTTTAAGTATAGATTTTTATAAAAATGTTGAGAAAATAAAAAGGAAATATGATGTTATAACAATAAATAAATATAGTATAAGAATACAAAGAAATGCAATACAAATAATTTTAATGAATAATGGTCTAGCAATCGTTGAAAATGAAGATGATTTAAAAAAGGCTAAAGAATTATATGATGATGTTATAAAATTATTAGCTTAG